Within the Oligoflexus sp. genome, the region TTCGGTGAACTCAACCACGGATTCGCGGGTCTTTTCCATCACCGTGACGCCTGCTTTCATGAAACCTTTCAACACAGGTCGCATCACACTCGAACCGTTGGCCAGAAGATCACGGGAAACAAACCCTGCGCCGAAGCCCAAAACAAAACCTGTGCTGAATTTGGAAAGATTGAACATTGTTTTCGTCCTTACGTTGGGAAAATCTTCGGCCGCTGAAGCTGATCAGCGCCGTCCTAATTTGAGTAGCTCAAGCAGCATAACAGGCCATACGCCATGGGCCAGACTCTGTCCCAATTGTCCCGCCGTGAGCGCTTCATTGCCCAAAAGACGTCGGAACCAGGGTGATATCACTCCCATTGCAATGGTGCCA harbors:
- a CDS encoding DUF5132 domain-containing protein; this encodes MFNLSKFSTGFVLGFGAGFVSRDLLANGSSVMRPVLKGFMKAGVTVMEKTRESVVEFTETLEDMLAEVRSEHFAKQGPKRAPVKRAGASAATAAEPAKVKSTAAHKS